A section of the Marinimicrobium koreense genome encodes:
- the merA gene encoding mercury(II) reductase, with product MKDANSPLHIAVIGSGGAAMAAALKAAELGARITLIERGTLGGTCVNIGCVPSKIMIRAAHIAHQRKTSPFDEGLSAQPPDVNREKLLEQQQTRVEELRDAKYEAILYDHPAITVLSGEARFVDANHLVVALHRGGEQTVSFDRAFIGTGARPAEPPIPGLADTPYLTSTRALTLDNIPERLIVIGAGFVALELAQAFARLGSEVTVLARSRLLSSEDPAIGGAIEAAFKREGIAVYKQTQASRVDWTDNEFTVDTNAGVFWAEQLLVATGRTPNTETLNLQDIGVHTPGGAIEVDEHLQTAAPGVYAAGDCTDQPQFVYVAAAGGSRAAVNMTGGEATLDLSAMPGVMFTDPQVATAGLTEAEAIRQGFRVDTRVLDLENVPRALVNFETHGFIKMVAERDSGRLLGVQAVAAEAGELIQTAVMALRADMTVEQIGNELFPYLTMVEGLKLCAQTFTKDVKQLSCCAG from the coding sequence ATGAAAGATGCCAATAGCCCCTTGCACATTGCCGTGATCGGCAGCGGCGGGGCGGCCATGGCGGCTGCACTGAAAGCGGCCGAGCTCGGCGCCCGCATTACCCTGATCGAACGCGGCACCCTCGGCGGTACCTGCGTCAATATCGGCTGCGTCCCCTCAAAGATCATGATTCGCGCCGCGCATATCGCGCATCAGCGCAAGACCAGTCCCTTTGATGAGGGGCTGAGTGCACAGCCGCCCGACGTGAACCGGGAAAAACTGTTGGAACAGCAGCAGACCCGTGTGGAAGAACTGCGTGACGCCAAGTACGAGGCCATTCTGTACGACCACCCGGCGATCACGGTACTGAGCGGTGAGGCCCGGTTTGTCGATGCCAACCATCTGGTGGTCGCACTGCACCGGGGCGGCGAACAGACGGTGAGCTTTGATCGTGCCTTTATCGGAACCGGCGCCCGCCCGGCCGAGCCGCCGATACCCGGGCTGGCCGATACGCCCTACCTGACATCCACCCGCGCATTGACGCTGGACAACATTCCCGAACGGTTGATCGTGATCGGCGCCGGCTTTGTCGCCCTGGAGTTGGCCCAGGCATTCGCCCGGCTGGGCAGTGAGGTCACCGTACTGGCCCGAAGTCGACTGCTGTCCAGTGAAGACCCCGCGATTGGTGGGGCCATAGAGGCCGCATTCAAGCGAGAAGGCATTGCGGTGTACAAGCAGACCCAGGCCAGTCGTGTGGACTGGACCGACAATGAATTCACCGTCGACACCAATGCCGGTGTTTTTTGGGCGGAGCAACTGCTGGTGGCGACCGGTCGCACCCCCAATACCGAAACCCTGAATCTCCAGGACATCGGTGTGCACACCCCGGGCGGCGCGATTGAGGTGGATGAGCACCTGCAGACCGCGGCTCCAGGAGTCTATGCCGCCGGCGACTGCACCGATCAGCCGCAATTTGTCTATGTGGCCGCCGCCGGGGGCAGCCGGGCGGCCGTCAACATGACCGGTGGCGAAGCGACGCTGGACCTCAGCGCCATGCCGGGCGTGATGTTTACCGACCCCCAGGTGGCCACCGCGGGTCTGACCGAAGCTGAAGCAATAAGGCAAGGCTTCCGCGTGGATACCCGAGTGCTCGACTTGGAGAACGTGCCGCGAGCGCTGGTGAATTTTGAGACCCACGGTTTTATCAAAATGGTTGCCGAGCGCGACTCGGGACGTTTGCTGGGCGTGCAGGCGGTAGCCGCCGAAGCCGGCGAACTGATTCAGACGGCGGTGATGGCGTTGCGGGCAGACATGACTGTGGAGCAGATCGGCAACGAACTGTTTCCCTACTTGACCATGGTCGAGGGCCTCAAACTCTGCGCACAGACCTTTACCAAGGATGTGAAGCAGCTGTCCTGCTGTGCGGGATGA
- a CDS encoding DUF692 domain-containing protein gives MPLPKVQGVGLGLRRELLDQLPSSPNGRIDFLEVAPENWMAMGGRLGAKFRALTERYPFSTHGLSLSIGSPAPLDVDFVTRIKQFLDEHNIELYSEHLSACSDDGHLYDLMPVPFTESGVRWIAERVRQVQDILARRIALENVSYYAPVTTPDMPVPELDEATFIRAVLEEADCNLLLDVNNAYVNSINHRYDPEAFIRSMPAERIHYMHIAGHYREAEDLLVDTHGANVIDPVWQLLDVAYDHAGICPTLLERDFNLPPLPELLSEVDTVRAHQNEVAHVGTR, from the coding sequence ATGCCTCTGCCCAAAGTCCAAGGTGTCGGGTTAGGTCTGCGGCGCGAGTTGCTGGATCAGTTGCCGTCGTCCCCCAATGGTCGTATCGACTTTCTCGAAGTTGCTCCAGAGAACTGGATGGCGATGGGAGGTCGGCTTGGCGCAAAATTCCGCGCATTGACCGAACGTTACCCGTTCAGTACCCACGGTCTATCCCTGTCCATCGGCAGTCCGGCGCCCCTGGATGTGGACTTTGTGACCCGAATCAAACAGTTTCTCGATGAGCACAATATTGAGCTTTACTCGGAACACTTGAGTGCCTGCAGTGACGACGGTCACCTCTATGACCTGATGCCGGTGCCTTTCACGGAAAGTGGTGTGCGCTGGATTGCCGAACGCGTACGCCAGGTTCAGGATATTCTCGCGCGGCGCATTGCTCTGGAGAATGTGTCCTACTATGCCCCTGTCACCACGCCGGACATGCCCGTGCCTGAGCTGGACGAGGCCACCTTCATTCGCGCGGTGCTTGAAGAGGCGGATTGCAATCTGCTGCTGGACGTCAACAATGCCTACGTCAACAGCATCAATCACCGCTATGATCCCGAGGCCTTTATTCGTTCCATGCCCGCCGAGCGCATTCATTACATGCACATTGCCGGCCACTACCGGGAAGCGGAAGACCTGCTGGTGGATACCCACGGAGCGAATGTCATAGACCCGGTATGGCAACTGCTGGATGTGGCCTACGACCATGCGGGCATCTGTCCGACCCTACTGGAACGGGACTTCAATCTCCCGCCGCTGCCGGAGCTGCTGAGCGAGGTGGACACCGTTCGCGCGCACCAGAACGAGGTGGCCCATGTCGGTACCCGATGA
- the merP gene encoding mercury resistance system periplasmic binding protein MerP — protein MKTCFALITLIALLSAPALAGLRTVTLSVPGMTCAACPFTVKAALNKVDGVSQIEVSYPDREAVVTFDDTRTSLKALTDATKNAGYPSKLKSSEADRE, from the coding sequence ATGAAGACCTGTTTCGCCCTCATTACGCTTATTGCTTTGCTCAGTGCGCCCGCCCTGGCAGGGCTGCGGACTGTCACCCTATCGGTGCCAGGCATGACCTGCGCTGCTTGTCCGTTCACCGTGAAGGCCGCCCTCAACAAGGTGGACGGTGTCTCGCAGATCGAGGTGAGCTACCCGGATCGCGAGGCGGTGGTCACCTTTGATGATACCCGGACCTCACTGAAGGCGTTGACCGACGCCACAAAAAACGCCGGCTACCCCTCAAAGCTGAAATCCTCAGAAGCGGACCGGGAGTGA
- a CDS encoding vitamin K epoxide reductase family protein has translation MAKKHPRKPSAKTRQTRTNTPPNWPLLALLGLGLAITGYLTGVAWLDSGPALCGDGSGCDLVQNSRWSRVLGLPLSLWGFVLYTLMLLVVLSTPAPTKRWRRVWRLSVAGLAISLYLTMVGLVELQTVCLWCLASLATLAGVVALLAWQRPAATQSPVWWYWPLNSAILALVVTGSLHIYYYSDFWQPPPPAKLEALAEHLEERGAVFYGASWCSACQQQKRLFHQASEQLPYVECSPLGREGPRARVCVREDIISYPTWIIDDRRYEGVLEPEELARHTAFEW, from the coding sequence ATGGCAAAAAAACACCCGCGAAAACCGAGTGCCAAAACCAGGCAAACCCGGACGAATACACCGCCCAACTGGCCGCTGTTGGCACTGCTGGGGCTGGGACTGGCGATCACCGGTTACCTGACCGGCGTTGCCTGGCTGGACTCGGGGCCGGCGCTGTGTGGTGACGGCTCGGGCTGCGACCTGGTCCAGAATAGCCGTTGGTCCCGGGTGCTGGGGCTGCCCCTGTCGCTCTGGGGTTTTGTGCTGTACACCCTGATGCTGCTGGTGGTCCTGAGCACGCCGGCTCCCACCAAGCGTTGGCGGCGAGTGTGGCGTCTGTCAGTGGCAGGGTTGGCGATCAGCCTCTACCTGACGATGGTAGGCCTGGTGGAGCTGCAGACTGTTTGCCTCTGGTGCCTGGCATCGTTGGCAACTCTGGCCGGGGTAGTCGCGCTTTTGGCCTGGCAGCGCCCGGCGGCGACCCAATCACCTGTCTGGTGGTACTGGCCGTTGAACTCAGCCATCCTGGCCTTGGTGGTGACTGGATCCCTTCACATTTATTACTACAGCGACTTTTGGCAGCCGCCACCACCAGCCAAGCTTGAAGCCCTGGCTGAGCATCTGGAGGAGCGCGGGGCTGTTTTCTATGGCGCCTCTTGGTGCTCGGCGTGTCAACAGCAAAAGCGTCTGTTTCACCAGGCCTCAGAGCAGTTGCCTTATGTGGAGTGCAGCCCTCTTGGTCGAGAGGGGCCCAGGGCGCGTGTTTGCGTGCGCGAAGATATCATTAGCTACCCCACCTGGATCATCGATGACCGACGGTACGAAGGGGTTCTTGAGCCGGAGGAACTCGCCCGCCATACGGCTTTCGAGTGGTAG
- a CDS encoding transporter gives MRGNHTPTGNVSALLGVLLLAGTSTVTAAPNTFNTALPVAEGQTLWREQLVLRERSGGGPMNRDVSVQALGSVLGYGVNSKVAVFGMVPYFFDRELEVTTPLGRVERGTDGFGDASLFGRYTLYQNDFTGGTFRVAPLLGVTAPTGDTNDRDELGKLPRPLQAGDGAWDAFGGVVVTYQTLQYQWDAQLLYRENGRHEGFARGDETRFDASLQYRVWPGSLKGGAPGFVYALLESNLIHRERDEMGSGLDPDSGGTQWLLAPGLQYVTRSWILEGTVQLPVAADPRGDAIQYDYILRAGFRHNF, from the coding sequence ATGCGCGGTAACCACACTCCAACCGGAAATGTGTCAGCGCTGCTTGGTGTCCTGCTGCTGGCTGGTACGAGCACTGTGACCGCCGCTCCCAATACGTTCAACACTGCGCTGCCGGTGGCCGAGGGACAAACCCTCTGGCGCGAGCAATTGGTGCTGCGCGAGCGCTCCGGCGGCGGGCCCATGAATCGCGACGTCTCGGTGCAGGCGCTGGGCAGCGTGCTGGGTTACGGGGTCAATTCAAAGGTGGCCGTTTTCGGCATGGTTCCCTATTTTTTCGACAGAGAGCTTGAAGTCACCACGCCTCTGGGCCGAGTCGAGCGTGGCACCGACGGCTTCGGCGACGCCTCGCTGTTTGGCCGCTACACGCTGTACCAGAATGACTTCACGGGTGGCACCTTTCGCGTGGCTCCCCTGCTCGGTGTCACCGCACCCACCGGCGATACCAATGATCGCGACGAGCTCGGCAAGTTGCCGCGACCACTGCAGGCGGGCGATGGCGCCTGGGATGCCTTCGGCGGCGTCGTGGTCACCTATCAAACGCTGCAGTACCAGTGGGACGCGCAGCTGCTGTATCGTGAAAACGGTCGTCACGAGGGTTTCGCGCGAGGCGATGAAACGCGCTTCGACGCCTCGTTGCAGTACCGGGTCTGGCCGGGGAGTCTGAAGGGCGGCGCACCGGGCTTCGTCTATGCGTTGCTCGAGTCCAATCTCATCCATCGTGAGCGGGACGAGATGGGTTCCGGTCTCGATCCGGACTCGGGGGGTACCCAGTGGCTGTTGGCTCCCGGCCTGCAGTACGTCACCCGGAGTTGGATCCTTGAAGGAACGGTACAGTTGCCGGTGGCCGCAGACCCCAGGGGTGACGCGATCCAGTACGACTACATCCTGCGCGCAGGCTTTCGTCACAACTTCTAG
- a CDS encoding MerR family transcriptional regulator, protein MTIGTLAKAAGVNVETIRYYQRCDLMPEPEKPYGGIRQYDERALSRLHFIRSAQWLGFSLKEVGELLRLDDGTHCDEARGLGESKLLEVRAKIRGLRQIEKVLDGMVRSCLSQSNITCPMIASLYRD, encoded by the coding sequence ATGACCATTGGTACCCTGGCGAAGGCCGCCGGTGTAAATGTCGAGACCATTCGCTACTATCAGCGCTGCGACCTGATGCCGGAGCCGGAAAAACCCTATGGCGGCATACGCCAGTACGATGAGCGCGCCTTGTCCCGCTTGCACTTTATTCGATCGGCTCAGTGGTTGGGTTTCAGCCTGAAGGAAGTGGGCGAGTTACTGAGGCTGGATGATGGCACCCACTGCGATGAAGCCAGGGGATTGGGCGAAAGCAAATTGCTCGAGGTGCGGGCAAAGATTCGTGGGCTTCGACAGATAGAAAAGGTGCTCGATGGGATGGTTCGATCCTGCCTGAGCCAGTCCAACATTACTTGCCCCATGATAGCGTCGCTGTATCGAGATTAG
- a CDS encoding DUF3179 domain-containing protein — MKIVSLVLCIMLLSSCGGSSSGSGGGSDDNGSTPESGEWLIPESEVLDGGPGKDGIPAISDPNYLAASQARYLDDSDLVVGVNLKGEVRAYPHRILDWHEIINEHFGDTPYSISYCPLTGSALLWEGRSEAADPTYGVSGLLFNSNLILYDRETDSYWSQMLAESVRGPRAGEEARRLAVVETTWGNWRAMYPDSQVMDTQTGFSRDYNRYPYGSFRTDNNLIFPVSDRDERLHLKTRVLGVRIGEFSKVYPIENFTEQVEVINEVNDGYVVVGSSGRNFAMAFNAVLDDGTQLTFEAVADGPVVMEDQEGTRWDIFGRAQSGMREGEQLEPMFSYIAYWFAWAAFFPGAEVYEP, encoded by the coding sequence ATGAAAATCGTTTCACTGGTACTTTGTATCATGTTGCTGTCTTCCTGCGGCGGCAGTTCATCGGGGTCGGGAGGTGGATCCGACGACAATGGCTCGACCCCTGAGTCCGGGGAGTGGTTGATTCCCGAGTCAGAAGTTCTGGATGGCGGGCCTGGTAAGGATGGCATTCCTGCCATCAGTGATCCCAACTACCTGGCTGCCTCCCAGGCCAGATATCTGGATGACTCCGATCTGGTGGTAGGGGTCAACCTCAAAGGTGAAGTTCGTGCCTATCCCCACCGGATTCTGGACTGGCATGAAATTATCAATGAGCACTTTGGGGACACGCCCTATTCCATCTCCTACTGTCCCTTAACGGGTTCGGCGCTCTTGTGGGAGGGTCGCAGCGAAGCGGCCGACCCGACCTATGGGGTATCCGGGCTGCTGTTCAATTCCAACCTGATCCTGTACGACCGGGAAACCGACAGCTATTGGTCCCAGATGCTGGCGGAGTCTGTGCGCGGACCCAGGGCCGGAGAGGAGGCCCGGCGCCTTGCAGTGGTGGAAACGACCTGGGGGAACTGGCGTGCCATGTACCCGGACTCTCAAGTGATGGACACACAGACCGGCTTTAGTCGGGACTATAACCGTTACCCCTACGGCTCCTTCCGCACTGACAACAACCTGATTTTTCCAGTCAGTGATCGGGATGAGCGCCTGCATCTCAAAACCCGCGTGTTGGGGGTTCGTATCGGAGAGTTCAGTAAGGTTTATCCCATAGAAAATTTTACCGAGCAGGTTGAAGTGATCAACGAAGTCAATGATGGTTATGTTGTCGTGGGCAGTTCAGGCCGAAATTTTGCCATGGCCTTCAATGCCGTGCTTGATGATGGCACTCAGCTGACGTTCGAGGCAGTAGCGGACGGTCCGGTAGTGATGGAGGATCAGGAAGGTACGCGCTGGGATATTTTTGGCCGAGCCCAGTCGGGAATGCGAGAGGGCGAGCAGCTCGAGCCCATGTTCAGTTACATCGCTTACTGGTTTGCCTGGGCGGCCTTCTTTCCCGGAGCGGAGGTGTATGAACCATGA
- a CDS encoding heavy-metal-associated domain-containing protein, whose protein sequence is MATRLSLLLAGLVLSTSALAADNVYVLGVDGLACPFCAFGIEKRLKKIDGVTDVEVDVGESVVRVTLQDDKTLSEERARQAVKEAGFTLRSYSEADSGSGGRDAR, encoded by the coding sequence ATGGCTACAAGACTATCCCTGCTGTTGGCGGGTCTGGTGCTCAGCACTTCCGCACTGGCCGCCGACAATGTATACGTACTGGGTGTGGACGGTCTCGCCTGTCCGTTCTGTGCTTTCGGTATCGAGAAGCGTCTGAAAAAGATCGACGGCGTCACCGACGTCGAGGTCGACGTGGGGGAAAGCGTGGTGCGTGTCACCCTTCAAGACGACAAAACACTCTCCGAAGAGCGGGCGCGTCAGGCCGTCAAGGAGGCGGGCTTTACGCTGCGATCCTACTCGGAGGCTGACAGCGGATCGGGAGGCCGTGATGCGCGGTAA
- a CDS encoding low-complexity protein has translation MKSMKNPLIASASTALLLGLGSQAAVAENPFSAETLSSGYSQLAHNHGGEKKDGEAKCGEAKCGEEKKGGEAKCGEAKCGEDKKDKDAEGKCGEGKCGA, from the coding sequence ATGAAATCCATGAAAAATCCCCTGATCGCCTCTGCCAGTACCGCTCTGTTGTTGGGCCTGGGTAGCCAGGCCGCTGTCGCCGAAAACCCCTTTTCGGCCGAAACACTCTCCAGCGGTTACAGTCAATTGGCTCACAACCATGGTGGCGAGAAGAAAGACGGTGAAGCCAAATGTGGTGAAGCCAAGTGCGGCGAAGAGAAAAAGGGTGGCGAGGCCAAGTGCGGCGAAGCCAAGTGCGGTGAAGACAAGAAAGACAAGGATGCTGAAGGCAAGTGCGGTGAAGGTAAGTGCGGCGCTTGA
- a CDS encoding NHL repeat-containing protein: MIRLGRWLGYGLLAILVLLALFLGAGGAINWNQEPPYELVQSWGKKGEGPAEFDSPTGIAVTAEEVFIADARNSRIQVLDKKGKFLRDFGAENLGRPMNITIANDKLYVPDYLNDVVHVFTLAGEHERAIEAEDGLDSPGGVAVRADGTLLIADSYGQRIVHITPDGEVLESWGGAGRGPGEFSYPADVALAPDGGFYVADGYNDRVQQFGPDGTFIRKWGGPFGMNIFGPFRGWFTTATSIDVAPDGTVFVADFYNDRIQKFTAEGDFLTAFGTASEGPGHSEMAVAIDAEGRVWTTHFAGHQVEVWRPAD, encoded by the coding sequence ATGATCCGATTGGGCAGATGGCTGGGCTACGGTTTACTTGCGATTCTGGTGCTCCTTGCCCTGTTTCTTGGGGCGGGTGGGGCGATCAACTGGAATCAGGAGCCGCCCTATGAGTTGGTGCAAAGCTGGGGCAAAAAAGGCGAGGGCCCGGCCGAGTTTGACAGCCCCACCGGTATCGCCGTCACCGCTGAGGAAGTGTTCATCGCCGATGCCCGCAATAGCCGCATTCAGGTACTGGATAAGAAGGGCAAGTTTCTGCGTGACTTCGGTGCCGAAAATCTCGGTCGACCGATGAACATCACTATTGCCAATGACAAGCTCTATGTGCCCGACTATTTAAACGATGTGGTACACGTTTTTACGCTGGCCGGCGAGCATGAACGCGCCATTGAAGCGGAAGACGGTCTCGACAGCCCCGGCGGCGTGGCGGTGCGTGCCGACGGAACCTTATTGATTGCCGATAGTTACGGCCAGCGCATTGTGCACATCACGCCGGATGGCGAGGTGCTGGAGTCCTGGGGCGGCGCAGGCAGAGGTCCCGGCGAGTTCAGTTACCCCGCTGACGTCGCGCTCGCCCCGGACGGTGGCTTCTATGTCGCCGATGGTTATAACGATCGGGTCCAACAGTTTGGTCCGGATGGAACCTTCATCCGTAAATGGGGTGGGCCCTTCGGCATGAATATTTTTGGCCCCTTCAGGGGATGGTTTACTACCGCGACCTCAATTGACGTCGCTCCTGATGGAACCGTGTTCGTCGCCGACTTCTATAACGATCGCATCCAGAAATTCACGGCCGAGGGCGATTTTCTGACGGCCTTCGGTACCGCTTCTGAAGGTCCCGGTCATTCCGAGATGGCGGTGGCTATAGACGCCGAAGGCCGAGTTTGGACGACGCATTTTGCAGGCCACCAAGTGGAAGTTTGGCGGCCTGCAGACTAA
- the merT gene encoding mercuric ion transporter MerT, with protein sequence MTSSNSGGGPLAAGGIAALLASACCIGPLVLITLGVSGAWIGNLTALEPYRPIFIGVALVAMFFAWRRIYRPAEKCQPGEVCAIPRVRVAYKVIFWMVSILVLIALLFPYTLPLFY encoded by the coding sequence ATGACGAGCTCCAATTCAGGTGGCGGCCCCCTGGCGGCTGGAGGCATCGCCGCGCTTCTGGCATCGGCCTGCTGCATCGGGCCACTGGTACTGATTACCCTGGGCGTTTCCGGTGCCTGGATCGGGAACCTGACAGCGCTCGAACCCTATCGTCCGATTTTCATCGGCGTCGCGTTGGTGGCCATGTTCTTCGCCTGGCGCCGCATCTACCGACCGGCGGAAAAGTGCCAGCCGGGAGAAGTGTGCGCCATACCGCGAGTCCGGGTCGCCTATAAAGTGATCTTCTGGATGGTATCCATCCTGGTCCTGATCGCCCTGCTGTTTCCCTACACCCTGCCTCTGTTCTATTAA
- a CDS encoding DoxX family protein: MNHIVGLYRRLEFSSSGLRHLDGLPSLLLRLYLAPVMLQAGWQKLSNFESTAAWFGNPDWGLGLPMPEVLAALAAGTEFLGGILLIVGFAVRWISIPLMFTMLVAAVTVHWQNGWLAISDAGSWLANDRVLEAAERLERGRDILREHGHYDWLTGRGSFVILNNGIEFAATYFIMLFSLLFTGAGRYVSLDYWVGQWAIARSSEVAQ, encoded by the coding sequence ATGAATCATATTGTGGGGCTCTACCGTCGACTGGAATTTTCGTCATCCGGCTTACGCCACCTGGATGGACTACCATCTTTATTGCTGCGCTTGTATCTGGCCCCAGTAATGCTTCAGGCGGGTTGGCAGAAGCTCAGTAACTTCGAGAGTACGGCCGCCTGGTTTGGCAATCCGGACTGGGGGCTGGGGCTGCCCATGCCGGAAGTGCTGGCGGCGCTGGCTGCGGGCACCGAATTTCTGGGTGGCATTCTTCTGATTGTCGGATTCGCGGTTCGCTGGATCAGTATTCCTTTGATGTTCACCATGCTGGTCGCGGCCGTGACCGTCCACTGGCAGAATGGCTGGTTGGCGATTTCTGATGCAGGCAGTTGGTTGGCGAACGACCGGGTGCTGGAGGCGGCGGAACGCCTTGAGCGTGGACGTGACATATTGCGTGAGCACGGTCATTACGATTGGCTGACCGGCCGCGGTTCGTTTGTCATACTCAATAACGGCATTGAATTCGCCGCCACCTATTTCATCATGTTGTTCAGTCTGCTGTTTACCGGTGCGGGGCGTTATGTCAGTCTCGATTACTGGGTTGGGCAGTGGGCGATTGCGCGGAGCTCCGAGGTTGCGCAATAA
- a CDS encoding haloacid dehalogenase type II, whose product MSQPVLLFDVIETLFSLQPLRDRMAEEGLGEPYADLFFAQLLRDAFALSATGVFHPFPAIAAGTLKVVLSSAGKAADAPQVKRLLSSFSELPAHPDVAPALAQARSAGVKIILLTNGSADNTRQLVAREGLSALVDGIVSIDEHSVWKPQPTLYQAVCKQFNTPQAETTVIAAHAWDVHGARQAGLRAVWVERQDHYFHELMSAPSGEARTLPEAVSMALIRSGRH is encoded by the coding sequence ATGTCCCAACCGGTCCTTCTGTTCGATGTGATTGAAACGCTATTTTCTCTGCAACCACTTCGCGACCGAATGGCAGAGGAAGGGTTGGGGGAGCCGTACGCAGACTTGTTTTTTGCCCAGCTCTTGCGGGACGCCTTCGCGCTGTCTGCCACCGGGGTGTTTCATCCCTTTCCCGCTATCGCCGCCGGAACGCTAAAAGTTGTGTTAAGCAGTGCAGGCAAGGCGGCTGACGCGCCGCAAGTCAAGCGACTACTCTCAAGCTTCTCTGAGTTACCCGCGCATCCCGACGTGGCCCCCGCGTTGGCACAGGCCCGCTCAGCCGGCGTCAAAATCATCCTTCTTACCAACGGCTCCGCCGACAATACTCGCCAGCTGGTGGCTCGGGAGGGTCTGAGCGCGTTGGTGGACGGCATCGTTTCCATTGACGAGCACTCTGTCTGGAAACCCCAGCCCACGCTTTATCAGGCCGTGTGCAAACAGTTCAATACGCCCCAGGCAGAAACCACCGTAATTGCCGCCCATGCCTGGGACGTGCACGGAGCCCGGCAGGCGGGTCTGCGGGCCGTGTGGGTCGAGCGTCAGGATCACTACTTCCACGAGTTGATGAGCGCTCCATCGGGCGAGGCCCGTACGCTCCCAGAAGCCGTCTCGATGGCGTTGATCAGATCAGGCAGGCATTAA
- a CDS encoding DNA-binding domain-containing protein: MSVPDDYREALKRFAGAIRDPEGQPNTEVEARRMKIYQDLFFNNLNTFLSNNFPVFKSLMPEQWWRQEVRRFMQIHRCQSPLFSEIGREYIDYVNSDERLLTPEDPPFMAELLHYEWVELALQIATNPEPEPGLHKDVMAGHPVLSPLAWPLEYRYPVHQIGPTYQPQEPPEQPTWVLVYRSRDRRVSFMALNAFTARLLALLEAKPGLSGRQLLEQMQSESPGVDPDALMTGGELILQEFYDLGIILGARIVPG; the protein is encoded by the coding sequence ATGTCGGTACCCGATGATTACCGCGAAGCGCTGAAGCGTTTCGCTGGCGCCATCCGTGACCCGGAGGGCCAACCGAATACGGAAGTTGAAGCTCGTCGAATGAAAATCTATCAGGATTTGTTTTTCAACAACCTGAATACCTTTCTGAGCAACAACTTTCCGGTGTTCAAATCCCTGATGCCGGAACAGTGGTGGCGACAGGAAGTGCGGCGGTTTATGCAGATTCACCGCTGTCAAAGCCCGCTGTTTTCGGAAATAGGGCGAGAGTACATTGACTATGTCAATTCCGACGAACGTCTCCTCACCCCGGAAGATCCACCCTTTATGGCGGAACTGTTGCACTACGAGTGGGTGGAACTGGCGTTGCAGATTGCAACCAACCCCGAGCCTGAGCCGGGTCTGCATAAAGACGTCATGGCGGGCCATCCGGTGCTCTCGCCCCTGGCCTGGCCTTTGGAGTACCGGTACCCGGTTCACCAGATCGGTCCGACTTATCAGCCCCAGGAACCCCCGGAGCAGCCCACTTGGGTACTGGTATACCGTAGCCGCGACCGACGGGTCTCGTTTATGGCACTGAATGCCTTTACCGCGCGCTTGTTGGCGCTACTTGAGGCGAAGCCTGGGCTGAGCGGTCGGCAACTGCTCGAGCAAATGCAGTCCGAGTCCCCGGGGGTGGACCCCGATGCCCTGATGACCGGGGGCGAGCTGATCTTGCAGGAATTTTACGATCTGGGAATCATTCTCGGTGCCCGGATTGTCCCGGGTTAG